A portion of the Pagrus major chromosome 8, Pma_NU_1.0 genome contains these proteins:
- the cnot4a gene encoding CCR4-NOT transcription complex subunit 4, with product MSHSPEMKDDPMECPLCMEPLEIDDVNFFPCTCGYQICRFCWHRIRTDENGLCPACRKPYPEDPAVYKPLSQEEIQRIKNEKKQKQNEKKQKVTENRKHLASVRVVQRNLVFVVGLSQRLADPEVLKRPEYFGRFGKIHKVVINNSTSYAGSQGPSASAYVTYIRSEDALRAIQCVNNVVVDGRTLKASLGTTKYCSYFLKSMQCPKPDCMYLHELGDEAASFTKEEMQAGKHQEYEQKLLQDLYKINPSFLQPPACGTEKSKSKSNSTQRSNSSNGKDGWPTLSGHNKLANGLSEDRKSPPLLDYLDQEVIASDGLETELGPGQRTALSPFSSNCDSSSPSDKPPESIGMVNGETLQQIPTSDSPSPPPGLTKPSLVVPISVSDLTARSPFEGAAAESQSLFSDNSNFRHPNPLPAGLPPFPSSPRGSSDWPMTPEPQSLFTSDTIPVSSSTDWQAAFGFGSSSKQQDDDLGFDPFDVTRKALADLIEKELSVQDQSPLSPGPFSQGSSHGPSLLPPNPNPSSSHHFPSGLPRLPQLHHRAIYSSFSFPGSQNSQASQQQQQPAARHPWMGVPTRNNLTHLNHSASAASHSNFLDLNLPPQHNTGLGGIPISENSGSIDGLNVKEWQDGLRALLPNININFGGLPNSSSSSSSSSSNSVNHIGGPAGPAGISHSLSWDGTASWMDPAIITGIPASAGNSLDCLQDDNPPHWLKSLQALTEMDGPAGSAMPTPQPLHTGLLDAHLPLHHRAAGGWAPYLPPPTANPASQFHSPPPGFQTAFRPPVQPATELLQSAAVDRH from the exons ATGTCCCACAGCCCTGAAATGAAGGACGACCCCATGGAGTGCCCTCTGTGCATGGAGCCGCTGGAGATTGATGACGTCAACTTCTTCCCCTGCACCTGCGGCTATCAGATCTGCCGCTTCTGTTGGCACCGCATCCGCACAGACGAGAACGGCCTCTGCCCCGCCTGCAGAAAG cCGTATCCAGAGGACCCAGCTGTATACAAGCCTCTGTCACAGGAGGAGATCCAAAGGATAAAGAACgagaagaagcagaaacagaacGAGAAGAAGCAGAAGGTGACAGAAAACCGCAAGCACCTGGCCAGTGTCAGAGTGGTCCAGAGAAACCTGGTGTTTGTGGTGGGGCTCTCGCAGCGACTCGCCGACCCGGAG GTCCTAAAACGACCAGAGTATTTTGGGAGGTTTGGGAAAATCCATAAAGTGGTCATCAACAATAGCACATCTTATGCAGGTTCACAG GGGCCTAGTGCCAGCGCTTATGTCACTTACATCCGCTCTGAAGATGCTTTAAGAGCAATACAGTGTGTGAACAATGTGGTTGTTGATGGCAGAACACTCAAG GCTTCTTTAGGCACAACAAAGTACTGCAGTTACTTCCTTAAAAGTATGCAGTGTCCCAAACCTGATTGTATGTATCTACATGAGCTGGGAGATGAAGCGGCTAGCTTTACTAAAGAGGAGATGCAG GCGGGGAAACATCAAGAGTACGAGCAGAAACTCCTCCAAGACCTCTATAAAATTAACCCTAGCTTTCTACAACCTCCAGCATGTGGAACAGAGAAGTCAAAGAGTAAATCCAACTCCACACAGAG ATCCAACAGTAGCAATGGTAAAGATGGCTGGCCTACGCTGTCAGGACACAACAAACTGGCCAACGGGCTTTCAGAGGACCGCAAGTCTCCTCCGTTGCTAGACTATCTAGATCAAGAAGTAATTGCTTCAGATGGGCTAGAAACAGAGCTGGGTCCTGGCCAACGTACTGCCCTGTCTCCCTTCTCCTCTAACTGTGACAGTAGCAG TCCCAGTGACAAACCTCCAGAGTCGATCGGAATGGTAAATGGCGAGACTTTACAACAG ATACCCACCAGTgactccccctctcctcccccggGTTTAACCAAGCCCAGTCTGGTGGTGCCCATCAGCGTGTCAGACCTCACGGCCCGTTCACCCTTTGAGGGCGCGGCAGCTGAGTCCCAGTCGCTCTTTTCAGACAACAGTAACTTCAGACATCCTAACCCACTCCCCGCTGGCCTGCCCCCCTTCCCCAGCTCCCCCCGCGGCAGTTCTGACTGGCCCATGACCCCCGAACCACAGAGCCTCTTCACATCAG ACACAATACCAGTGTCCTCTTCCACAGACTGGCAGGCGGCCTTTGGCTTCGGCTCATCCAGCAAACAGCAGGACGACGATCTGGGCTTCGATCCTTTCGACGTCACCCGCAAGGCCTTGGCAGACCTGATAGAGAAGGAGCTGTCGGTGCAGGATCAGAGCCCCTTGTCCCCAGGGCCCTTCTCCCAGGGGAGCAGCCATGGTCCCAGCCTGCTGCCCCCCAACCCTAATCCCAGCAGCTCCCACCACTTCCCCAGCGGCCTGCCACGCCTCCCCCAGCTCCACCACAGAGCCATCTACAGCTCCTTCAGTTTCCCCGGCAGTCAGAACAGCCAggccagtcagcagcagcagcagccagccgCCAGACACCCCTGGATGGGCGTCCCCACACGAAATAACCTCACACACTTGAACCACTCAGCCAGTGCTGCCTCACACAGTAATTTCCTGGACCTGAATCTGCCACCTCAGCACAACACAGGGCTGGGAGGGATCCCCATCTCAG aaAACAGTGGCTCTATAGATGGCTTAAATGTGAAAGAGTGGCAGGACGGCCTCAGAGCTCTCCTGCCAAACATCAATATCAACTTCGGGGGCCTCCCaaactcctcttcctcttcctcctcctcatcctccaacAGTGTTAACCACATTGGTGGGCCAGCGGGGCCAGCAGGAATCTCACACAGCTTGAGCTGGGACGGCACAGCCAGTTGGATGGACCCTGCTATCATCACAG GCATCCCGGCCTCAGCAGGAAACAGTTTAGACTGTCTCCAGGACGACAACCCACCACACTGGCTCAAGTCCCTGCAGGCGCTCACAGAGATGGACGGCCCGGCCGGCTCAGCGATGCCCACTCCCCAGCCCCTCCACACCGGCCTTCTCGACGcccacctccccctccaccaCAGAGCCGCCGGCGGCTGGGCTCCCTACCTGCCCCCTCCCACAGCCAACCCCGCCAGCCAGTTCCACTCCCCTCCCCCCGGCTTCCAGACCGCCTTCAGACCCCCGGTACAGCCCGCCACAGAGCTGCTACAGAGTGCCGCTGTGGACCGCCACTGA
- the LOC141001142 gene encoding uncharacterized protein, whose translation MGMLRRASTLILRRGITTYQSRLCKNDSHFRVHPSVSQALAENKPVVALESTIITHGMPYPHNLSTAKEVEAIVRAEGATPASVGVIEGEVHVGLSSEELDHLARCKNSLKVSRRDLPYVISKGLSGGTTVSATMIAAHRAGISVFVTGGIGGVHRDGENTLDISADLTELGRTPIAVVSAGVKSILDIGRTLEFLETQGVCVATYGALRTFPAFFSPQSGFTSPYQVCNPEEAAKLIASTLSLGLQSGVLLAVPIPEEQAATGQQIEEAIQTAVTEASAKGITGRDVTPFILQKVNDLTKGKSLEANIALIHNNAKVGSQIACALSKQLNERNLKGKTHRHGKQSSDSDSDVVVIGGINVDFIAKGKTKALQFGQTNPGSVCQSFGGVGRNIADSMSRLGQRPLFISATGADSHSDAVFNHCKHMNTNGVARLEEQSTATYCVVIDESGEMSLGLGDMDIHQQITEQYVSQFEKQLSSATLVCLDGNIPVSTIDYVCSIASKHNTNVWYEPTDSEKARKPFLSDSWKSLSYSSPNLTELCTMNKTLGLPTPEVLPSSLDEVLSVAVTLSRPLLEHLHCVVVTLGANGLLVCGEHDAGSVNLQPRKQKRKRQLCALHYPALTVTAEETVNVSGAGDSLAGALMAGILQQRDTDSCVRMGILAARLSLVSPHPIAPTLTLDCVDPNKVKAQDWPKPSFMWIN comes from the exons ATGGGCATGCTGAGGAGAGCCTCTACACTTATCCTGAGACGAGGAATCACAACTTATCAGAGCAGACTGTGCaaaaatg ACAGCCACTTCAGAGTTCATCCATCTGTATCACAGGCACTGGCGGAAAACAAACCAGTGGTCGCGCTGGAGAGTACTATCATCACACATGGCATGCCCTATCCACACAACCTGAG CACTGCaaaggaggtggaggccatcgTGAGGGCTGAAGGAGCCACCCCAGCCTCGGTTGGAGTGATTGAGGGTGAAGTCCATGTCGGTCTGTCGTCAGAGGAGCTTGACCACCTCGCCCGCTGCAAGAACTCCCTGAAGGTGTCCCGTCGTGATCTGCCCTATGTCATTAGCAAA GGGCTCTCTGGAGGAACGACAGTGTCAGCCACGATGATAGCAGCACATCGAGCTGGcatctctgtgtttgtcacagGGGGGATAGGAGGAGTtcacagagacggagagaaca CTTTGGACATCAGTGCAGACCTGACGGAGCTTGGCAGGACTCCGATTGCAGTGGTGTCTGCTGGTGTGAAGTCTATTCTGGACATCGGACGCACCCTCGAGTTCCTT GAGACGCAGGGAGTCTGTGTAGCCACTTACGGGGCGTTGAGGACTTTCCCCGCCTTCTTCTCTCCACAAAGCGGATTCACATCTCCGTATCAAGTCTGCAACCCAGAGGAGGCTGCAAAACTCATTG CAAGCACTCTGTCACTGGGTCTCCAAAGTGGTGTCCTGTTAGCGGTGCCCATCCCAGAGGAGCAGGCAGCCACCGGCCAGCAGATAGAGGAAGCCATTCAGACTGCAGTAACAGAGGCAAG TGCTAAAGGTATAACGGGAAGAGATGTGACGCCATTTATCCTTCAAAAGGTCAACGATCTGACTAAAGGAAAGTCCCTTGAGGCCA ACATTGCTCTGATTCATAACAATGCTAAAGTTGGCAGTCAGATCGCCTGTGCACTGTCAAAACAACTGAATGAGAGAAATTTAAAGGGCAAGACTCATCGTCATGGAAAACAGTCCTCAGACTCCGACTCAGATGTT GTTGTCATAGGAGgaataaatgttgattttattgCTAAAGGAAAGACGAAAGCACTTCAG TTTGGACAGACAAATCCAGGAAGTGTCTGTCAGTCATTTGGTGGTGTAGGTCGGAACATCGCCg ACTCAATGAGTCGATTAGGCCAACGACCTCTGTTTATCTCAGCTACTGGAGCTGATTcacacagtgatgcagtgtTTAACCATTGTAAACATATG AACACAAATGGTGTTGCCAGGCTAGAAGAGCAAAGCACGGCTACTTACTGTGTAGTCATCGATGAGAGTGGAGAGATGAGTCTTGGACTGGGAGATATGGACATTCATCAGCAAATCACAGAGCAATAT GTGTCACAGTTTGAGAAGCAGCTGTCATCAGCCACTCTTGTGTGTCTCGATGGAAACATCCCCGTCTCCACCATCGATTATGTTTGCTCCATTGCCTCTAAACACAACACCAATG TTTGGTATGAGCCCACAGATTCAGAAAAGGCTCGCAAGCCTTTCCTGTCAGATTCCTGGAAGTCTCTGTCCTATTCATCCCCAAACCTGACAGAGCTGTGCACCATGAACAAAACACTTGGTTTACCAACACCTGAAG TGCTGCCGAGCTCTCTCGACGAAGTACTGAGTGTTGCAGTGACTCTCTCACGCCCCCTTCTGGAGCATCTTCACTGTGTGGTGGTGACTCTGGGAGCTAATGGACTGTTGGTGTGCGGGGAGCATGATGCAGGCTCGGTCAACCTGCAGCCAAGAAAACAGAAGAGG aAGAGGCAGCTTTGTGCTCTGCACTACCCAGCGCTGAcagtgacagcagaggagacagtgaATGTGTCAGGAGCAGGAGATAG TCTTGCAGGTGCCTTAATGGCTGGGATTCtccagcagagagacacagacagctgTGTTCGGATGGGGATCCTGGCTGCACGGCTGTCTCTGGTGTCACCGCACCCCATCGCCCCCACGCTCACCTTAGACTGTGTGGACCCCAACAAAGTCAAGGCTCAGGACTGGCCCAAACCCAGCTTCATGtggataaattaa
- the LOC141001412 gene encoding interleukin-17 receptor A, with the protein MCVTWKLKADASILKLRGSEINILDESTNQHMCVRYSYKISRQQSPKRERWQFSLDGVVVEPGHTYNVTVFNWPKPEIIDYRIRKQITIPGCDDPRLNRSVMCLQNGSLWDHNMTAVVSDREYNKLSIVVSFQASQYSERYQVSIQSPGFHYSKNVSKENRTSLNVTFEFGLKQLSQCEMLIMIQPFFIRCKNDCWRPEKIIDYCQYYPPRTLIVKATVGLLLIGSFLVYLLWRASHKDPVEMSLSADEEQTEGFQMQERRRVLIIYSLDHPLYKNIVLKLCAFLATKCGTEVVLDLLDSRRLGMLGSIQWLDWHREQIESSSDKILILCSRGVQAKWRAMCGDRRVFLREDVRSPVGDMLSPALSLMVPHFIRSASFEKYIVAYFDDVCSEEDVPSPFNITVRYKLMKQFEELFFRILDTEKHEPGRVNHIEGLSGDDYYHCPSGRALWDAIEAFHAYQQEHPQWFEDELLESSELEAEETSAEICDNAKTTTNLVTHCVPDSTQVMLRQLKTQGSDFTGDKTGPNMAEKFQMCITVEENPHIAENMQKKISKDVTVR; encoded by the exons ATGTGTGTGACGTGGAAACTAAAGGCAGATG CAAGTATACTTAAACTTCGTGGATCAGAGATAAATATCCTGGATGAAAGTACAAATCAACATATGTGTGTGCGGTATTCCTATAAAATCAGCCGACAGCAGAGTCCAAAAAGAGAGAGG tGGCAGTTTTCCTTGGATGGAGTTGTGGTAGAGCCTGGGCACACATATAATGTGACAGTTTTTAATTGGCCTAAACCAGAGATCATCGATTACAGGATCAGGAAGCAAATTACCATCCCAG GATGTGATGACCCGAGACTCAACAGGTCTGTAATGTGTCTGCAAAATG GAAGTCTGTGGGATCATAACATGACAGCTGTTGTGTCTGATAGGGAATATAACAAGTTATCCATTGTTGTGAGTTTTCAAGCATCACAATATTCAGAGAGATACCAAGTGTCCATCCAGAGCCCTGGTTTCCATTACTCAAAGAATGTCTCAAAG GAAAACAGAACATCGCTGAATGTGACATTTGAGTTTGGTTTGAAGCAGCTCTCCCAATGTGAAATGTTGATAATG ATTCAGCCATTTTTTATTCGATGCAAGAATGACTGTTGGCGCCCCGAGAAAATTATCGATTACTGTCAGT ATTATCCACCACGGACTTTAATTGTGAAAGCGACTGTGGGCTTGCTTCTCATTGGaagttttcttgtttatttactGTGGAGAGCATCTCATAAAG ATCCTGTAGAAATGTCCTTATCTGCTGACGAAGAACAAACAGAAGGTTTTCAAATgcaagagagaagaagagtcCTCATCATCTACTCACTCGACCACCCTTTATACAAAAACATTGTTCTCAAGCTTTGTGCCTTCCTGGCAACCAAATGTGGCACTGAAGTGGTCCTGGATCTGCTGGATTCTAGAAGACTAGGAATGTTGGGAAGCATCCAGTGGTTGGACTGGCACAGAGAACAAATAGAAAGCTCTTCAGATAAGATACTAATCCTGTGCTCTCGAGGAGTACAAGCCAAATGGAGAGCCATGTGTGGTGACAGACGGGTTTTTCTGAGAGAGGACGTCCGCTCACCTGTAGGTGACATGCTCAGTCCGGCTCTCAGCCTCATGGTCCCTCATTTTATCCGATCTGCATCGTTTGAAAAGTACATAGTGGCTTACTTTGATGATGTTTGTTCTGAAGAAGATGTTCCCTCACCTTTCAACATCACAGTGCGATACAAGCTGATGAAACAATTTGAGGAGCTCTTTTTCAGGATATTGGACACTGAAAAGCACGAGCCAGGCAGAGTGAATCACATCGAAGGGCTTTCAGGGGACGACTACTACCACTGTCCCTCAGGTCGAGCCCTGTGGGATGCCATAGAGGCTTTTCATGCGTACCAGCAGGAGCATCCACAGTGGTTTGAAGATGAACTACTGGAAAGCTCAGAGTTGGAGGCTGAGGAGACGTCAGCCGAGATCTGTGACAAtgcaaaaacaaccacaaaccTCGTCACACATTGTGTACCTGACTCAACCCAAGTGATGCTCAGGCAGTTAAAGACACAAGGAAGTGATTTCACTGGAGACAAAACAGGACCTAACATGGCTGAAAAATTTCAAATGTGCATCACAGTTGAGGAGAACCCTCATATTGCTGAGAACATGCAGAAGAAGATCAGCAAAGATGTAACAGTTAGGTAG
- the LOC141001166 gene encoding troponin I, slow skeletal muscle-like has product MLVAESEEKKHEKERVVNESYPPLKLSGLSVQELQDLCKDLHRKIDVVDEARYDMEMKVSKNEKEIQTLNQKIIELKGVKRPNLKRVKKTTDDMLGACTDNSKLMKADFKANLKTVKKEDEKREEVTDWRKNVEAMSGMEGRKKLFDAGQ; this is encoded by the exons ATGCTGGTGGCTgaaagtgaagaaaagaaacacgAGAAGGAAAGAGTTGTGAATGAGTCCTACCCTCCGCTGAAGCTCTCAGGTCTGTCAGTCCAGGAGCTCCAG GACCTCTGCAAAGACCTGCATCGTAAAATTGATGTTGTAGATGAAGCGCGTTATGATATGGAAATGAAAgtatccaaaaatgaaaaagag ATCCAGACACTGAATCAGAAGATCATTGAGTTGAAGGGCGTGAAGCGGCCCAACTTAAAGAGggtgaagaaaacaacagacgACATGCTGGGTGCATGCACCGACAATTCCAAACTCATGAAGGCTGATTTCAAGGCCAACCTCAAGACAGTGAAGAAGGAGGATGAAAAG AGGGAAGAAGTGACTGACTGGCGTAAGAATGTGGAGGCCATGTCTGGTATGGAGGGCCGGAAGAAGCTGTTTGATGCTGGACAGTAA
- the LOC141001165 gene encoding troponin I, slow skeletal muscle-like: protein MLKMAAVMLEKDKEEKKQEREATLSERVPPLQLSGLSLQDLQVLCKDLHHKIDVVDEDRYDIEAKVFKNNKEIENLSQKIFDLKGKMKRPALKRVKISADAMLGALLGAKVKESVDFKANLKTVKKEEEKKEEVTDWRKNVEAMSGMEGRKKLFNAGQ, encoded by the exons ATGCTGAAAATGGCAGCTGTGATGttggagaaagacaaagaggaaaagaagcagGAGAGAGAAGCTACATTGAGTGAGAGAGTCCCTCCACTTCAGCTGTCTGGTTTGTCCCTGCAGGATCTTCAG GTTCTGTGCAAAGATCTGCACCATAAGATCGACGTGGTTGATGAAGATCGCTACGACATTGAGGCCAAAGTGTTCAAAAATAACAAGGAG ATTGAAAATCTGTCTCAGAAGATCTTTGATCTTAAGGGCAAGATGAAGCGACCTGCTCTCAAGAGGGTGAAGATCTCAGCTGACGCAATGTTGGGAGCTCTGCTGGGCGCCAAAGTCAAAGAGTCTGTGGACTTCAAGGCCAACCTCAAGAcagtgaagaaggaggaggagaag AAAGAGGAGGTGACTGACTGGCGTAAGAACGTGGAGGCCATGTCTGGCATGGAGGGCAGGAAGAAGCTGTTTAATGCCGGACAGTAG
- the LOC141001164 gene encoding troponin I, slow skeletal muscle-like gives MTMLDSDKQSKKDERERTLTERVPALQVSGLSLQDLQNLCKELHQKIDVVDEERYDINAKVVKNEREIQDLSQKIFELKGKMKRPALRRVRVSADAMLGALLGAKVKESVDFKANLKTVKKEEEKKEEVTDWRKNVDAMSGMEGRKKLFDAGQ, from the exons ATGACCATGCTGGACAGTGACAAGCAATCAAAAAAAGATGAACGAGAGAGAACCCTCACTGAGAGAGTCCCAGCCCTCCAAGTGTCAGGCCTGTCTTTGCAGGATCTACAG AATCTTTGCAAAGAGCTACACCAGAAAATAGATGTGGTTGATGAAGAGCGGTATGACATCAATGCTAAAGTGGTGAAAAATGAAAGGGAG ATACAGGACCTGTCTCAGAAGATCTTTGAGTTGAAGGGTAAGATGAAGAGACCAGCCctgaggagggtgagggtgtCTGCTGATGCCATGTTGGGAGCTCTGCTGGGCGCTAAGGTTAAAGAGTCTGTGGACTTCAAGGCCAACCTCAAGACtgtgaagaaagaggaggagaag aaagaggaagtgaCTGACTGGCGTAAGAATGTGGACGCCATGTCTGGTATGGAGGGCAGGAAGAAGCTGTTTGATGCTGGGCAGTAG